Sequence from the Chloroflexota bacterium genome:
ACAGCCACCATGCGGCGGCGGTAAGCCGCGGAAGCGCGCAAATCGTCGATGGGGCGGGCGGCCTCAGCCGCCAACCGTGCCGCCTCGGCGACAGTAGCCTCATCCAGCCGCTTGCCCCGCAAAAAGGCTTCAGCCTCGGGGGCGCGGATGATCGTCGGGGCCACCGCGCCAAGGGTAATCTTCGCCTCTTGCACCACCTCGCCTTCCAGCGCGAGCACTGCCGCCGCGCTCACCACCGAAATCACCTGTGCCTTCCGCAAACCCATTTTGAGGAAAACGCCGCGCTGATTGGGCTGCATCGCCGGGAAGGCAATATCGGTCAGCATTTCATCGGGCGCCATCACCGTGCGACGCACACCGGTGTAAAACTCGCTCAGCGGCACGGTGCGCTCGCCGCGCACGGAACGCAGCGTGACCTGCGCGCCTAACGCCATGAGCGGCACAATCGTGTCGTTGGCCGGAGAAGCCGTGACCAGATTCCCCGCGATGGTGCCGCGGTTGCGGATCTGCGGTGACCCTACCCCAAAACTGGCCTGCGCCAGGGGGAAGCCATATTGCCGCAACAGCGGCGAAACCTCGGCCTGGCTGTGCAGCACCGTGGGGCCAATGTGCACCCAACCATCTTTCAGCACAATTTCGTTCAGCCCGGGGATGCGGGTGACGTCGATCAAAACGTCCACGTTGGGGCGCACTTTCCGCTGCAATTCCAGCATCAAGTCGGTTGCGCCCGCCACGATACGCGCCCGCTCGCCGTGCTCGGCAAGGGCTTGCAGCGCGTCTTCAAGATTGGCGGCGAGGATGTAAGTTTTCCACATGGGGGCAACTCCGTGTCAGATGTTCCAGTGTCAGGTGTTCCAGTGTCAAGTGTTGAGGGGCGCTACTCCAGCAACCCTAACACCACGGGCAACAACTGTTTCTTGCGCGAAACCACGCCCTCGGCCATGCGGGTGCCGTCGGGAAGGCGCGGATAAGGCATATCGTTGAGCACCTCGGGCGGGTTGGCCAGCACCAGTCGGCTGGAGCCGCGCACCACATCGGTGACCATCAGAATAGCAAAATCCAGCCCCCGGCTGGTGCGCAACCGCTCCAACGCTTCGCTGATGGCCTTCAGGTGCTCATCCAATTGCACCAAACTGGTGACTTCAGCCTGAGCAATGGCGAAATGGAAACCACCGGCCTCGTACATCTTCAAATCGGTGGAAACCACTTCATCGGCAGAGCGGCTGGAAAGCCCCGCCCCGGCATCAAGCAGCGCCTCGCCAAACGACTGGACAGTTTCGCCTTCCAGCGGGCTGCCCATGATGAACGTCCAGCGCGCCAGGCGTTCCGCGGCCTGACGGTCGCGCTCGGTGGTGGTAGGCGAGGTCAAAATCAAAGTGTCGGAAAGCAGCCCCGCCAGCAGCAGGCCGGCGATTTCCGGCGGTGCGCTCAAACCCGCCTCGGCAATGCGCTCAGAAACCAGCGTGCTCGTGCTGCCCACCACATCCACCGTGAAGCGAATGGGGGCCTTGGTATGCGGGTTACCCAACCGGTGGTGGTCGAGCACCTCCAGCAATTCGGCTTCTTCCAGCGCGCCAATGGCCTGCGAAGGCTCGTTGTGGTCCACCAGCACAATGCGCAGGCGCGGCGGGTTGAGCAAATCGCGCTGGCGGCAAACACCATGATAGCGCCCTTTGTCATCCACCACCAGGAAGAAGTTGTGCTCTTCGCGCAAAATCCGGTTGAGGGCGTCACGAATGTGAGTATCGGCGCGGAAACGGGGCACGCTGGTATCGCACGCTTCGGCTGCAGGGCGGGTGAGGAAATCGGCAATTTGCTGCCCGCTGCCGTCGGGCCGTGGGCCGACCAGACGCCCCAAAAAGTCGAACAGGCTGAGGCCGGTAATCAGGCCATAGGGCGTGCCGTCTTCGTTGACCACAGGTGCGACGCCACCCGTGCGGTTGGCAATGGCCCAGGCATCGCGCAAAGGCTGCGTGGGGGTCACCGTATCCATGCGGCGGGAAACCGCCGAAAAGCGCGGCGAGGCATCGGTGAGCAGTTTGGGTGGTTTGAGGCCCAGACGGTCCAGCGCCCAGGTGGTTTGGGGGTTGAGGGAACCTGCGCGCGCCGCGACAGCATTCAACCCATCGCGCTCGCTCAACAGCCACGCATACCCCACAGCCGACGCAATGGAGTCGGTATCGGGATTGACGTGGCCCACAACGTAAAGGGTGCCTTTTTTCATCGGTCACCTCGGCAAAACAGGGAGAAAAGCGCGGCCATTCACCGTGACAGAAACGCCCCGCGCCCGCCGGAAGCCACCGGACGAGGGCAGCCACAGAAATTCTACCACGGGAAGTCTTTCACAAAGCAAAAAAACCTGCCAGGCCCACAAGACCTGGCAGGTTGAAGGCAACGGCTTGCCAACCTTACTTCTGGGCTTTCTTCGCCCGCCACACCTTCTCGGGCGTGACCGGACCGCTTTCGACCGAAGCGCCCAGCGCGTTGTAAACCGCGTTCGCGACTGCCGGGGCCACGCCATTGAGCGGGTATTCCGAAACCGATTTCACACCAAAGGGGTGCGTGGCCTCGAAGGTTTCCACGAAAATGGTCTTCAGCCGCGGCATTTCGGGCGCCAGCGGCACATGGTAATCGCGGAACGAGCGCACCAGGGGCTGGCCTTCGGGGGTATAGGGCATCTCTTCGACAATGCCGTAACCCAGCCCCTGGTTGACGCCGCCTTCCACCTGCCCCGAGGCGGTCAGCGGGTTGATGACC
This genomic interval carries:
- a CDS encoding CBS domain-containing protein, which produces MKKGTLYVVGHVNPDTDSIASAVGYAWLLSERDGLNAVAARAGSLNPQTTWALDRLGLKPPKLLTDASPRFSAVSRRMDTVTPTQPLRDAWAIANRTGGVAPVVNEDGTPYGLITGLSLFDFLGRLVGPRPDGSGQQIADFLTRPAAEACDTSVPRFRADTHIRDALNRILREEHNFFLVVDDKGRYHGVCRQRDLLNPPRLRIVLVDHNEPSQAIGALEEAELLEVLDHHRLGNPHTKAPIRFTVDVVGSTSTLVSERIAEAGLSAPPEIAGLLLAGLLSDTLILTSPTTTERDRQAAERLARWTFIMGSPLEGETVQSFGEALLDAGAGLSSRSADEVVSTDLKMYEAGGFHFAIAQAEVTSLVQLDEHLKAISEALERLRTSRGLDFAILMVTDVVRGSSRLVLANPPEVLNDMPYPRLPDGTRMAEGVVSRKKQLLPVVLGLLE